In Oscillospiraceae bacterium, a genomic segment contains:
- a CDS encoding phosphotransferase, producing the protein MHAGIDLSKLPEKIAIKLPKESAVTVVKDKPRSKVLSFDEKYYLKITNDGYLQNEPEMSGFLSDYGLAPKVIAFCRKGENGWLLTETVKGDNTLNLIEKNPKETLFAFGKTLRKLHDLPIRDCPCENRAETMLKHAAGKFFEGKAEAALLEYCGVKTPADAYSEMLLLSKYAGKPCVIHGDACLPNLIIGEEQAKFIDCGNGGIGDRNYDLFWALWSIHFNLETERFDRDFWHGYGKSPDEKAMRLFGLISAFNGYRGRDYYRLYSPF; encoded by the coding sequence ATGCATGCGGGAATTGATTTATCGAAACTCCCGGAAAAAATCGCTATAAAATTGCCGAAAGAGAGCGCTGTGACTGTGGTGAAAGACAAACCGCGGTCAAAAGTGCTCTCTTTTGATGAAAAATATTATTTGAAAATCACCAATGACGGATATCTGCAGAACGAGCCTGAGATGTCCGGTTTCTTATCGGATTATGGTCTTGCGCCAAAAGTGATTGCTTTCTGCCGAAAAGGCGAAAACGGCTGGCTGCTGACCGAAACTGTCAAAGGCGACAATACCTTGAATCTGATCGAGAAAAATCCGAAAGAGACACTTTTTGCGTTTGGAAAAACGCTGCGGAAGCTGCACGACCTGCCGATCAGGGATTGCCCCTGTGAAAACCGCGCCGAGACAATGTTAAAACACGCAGCCGGAAAGTTTTTCGAGGGGAAAGCGGAGGCCGCTCTGCTTGAATATTGCGGTGTCAAAACGCCTGCTGATGCATACAGTGAAATGCTGCTGTTATCCAAATACGCGGGAAAACCCTGTGTCATTCACGGCGACGCCTGCCTTCCGAATTTAATTATCGGAGAAGAACAGGCAAAATTTATCGATTGCGGAAACGGCGGGATCGGCGACCGGAATTACGATTTGTTTTGGGCGCTCTGGTCGATTCATTTCAACTTGGAAACCGAACGGTTTGATCGGGATTTCTGGCACGGTTACGGAAAAAGTCCCGATGAAAAAGCGATGCGGCTATTCGGTTTGATTTCGGCTTTTAACGGGTATCGGGGCAGGGACTATTATCGATTATATTCACCTTTTTAG